A section of the Oenanthe melanoleuca isolate GR-GAL-2019-014 chromosome 6, OMel1.0, whole genome shotgun sequence genome encodes:
- the SEC24C gene encoding protein transport protein Sec24C isoform X10, which yields MSVNQQAHAGPPYGQPQPGYQGYQQPAYGGQSLPGVPQAQYGAYNGPVPGYQQPVPPQGSLRAPPTSGAPPPGSGASHPSGPLAYSQFEHGDVQNGIPASAAPVQRPPASQPFLPGSAPTPVSQLSTFQQYGAPPASMQQLRNHMAGMTIGSTAASAPPPAGLGYGAPRPPAMPGPPLPGQTVAAPPSSQPNHVSSPPPPSTMAGLHPGPPMSGLHGPPPPAHPPQPGYPMQQNGSFGQMRGPQPNYGGTYPGAPNYGSPPGPPPPPKRLDPDSIPSPIQVIEDDRNNRGSEPFVTGVRGQVPPLVTTNFLVKDQGNASPRYIRCTSYNIPCTSDMAKQSQVPLAAVIKPLATLPPEETLPYLVDHGESGPVRCNRCKAYMCPFMQFIEGGRRFQCCFCSCVTEVPPHYFQHLDHTGKRVDFYDRPELSLGSYEFLATVDYCKNNKFPSPPAFIFMIDVSYNAVKSGLVRLICEELKSLLDYLPREGNMEESAIRVGFVTYNKVLHFYNVKNSLAQPQMMVVSDVADMFVPLLDGFLVNVNESRTVIASLLDQIPEMFADTRETETVFAPVIQAGLEALKAAECAGKLFIFHTSLPIAEAPGKLKNRDDRKLINTDKEKTLFQPQTSFYNNLAKDCVAQGCCVDLFLFPNQYLDVATLGVVPYQTGGSIYKYAYFQLETDQYRFLNDLRRDVQKEVGFDAVMRVRTSTGIRATDFFGAFYMSNTTDVEMAGLDCDKTITVEFKHDDKLSEDSGALLQCALLYTSCAGQRRLRIHNLSLNCCTQLADLYRNCETDTLINYLAKFAYRGVLSSPVKTVRDALINQCAQILACYRKNCASPSSAGQLILPECMKLLPVYLNCVLKSDVLQPGPEVTTDDRAYIRQLVTSMDVAETNVFFYPRLLPLTKADVDSDSLPAAIRNSEERLSKGDIYLLENGLNIFVWVGVSVQQGLIQNLFGVSSFSQISNALSTLPVLENPFSKKVRSIVDMLQGQRSRYMKLIVVKQEDKLEMLFKHFLVEDKSLTGGASYVDFLCHMHKEIRQLLS from the exons ATGAGTGTAAACCAGCAAGCTCACGCGGGGCCTCCTTACGGGCAACCTCAGCCTGGCTATCAGGGATACCAGCAGCCTGCCTACGGAGGACAGTCACTGCCAGGGGTTCCTCAGGCGCAGTACGGAGCTTACAATGGGCCAGTGCCAGGATACCAACAGCCAGTCCCTCCACAAG GTTCATTAAGAGCCCCACCAACATCTGGTGCTCCTCCTCCAGGCTCTGGAGCATCTCATCCTTCTGGGCCCTTGGCATACAGTCAATTTGAACATGGAGATGTGCAGAATGGAattccagcctcagcagccccagtgcagag GCCACCTGCTTCTCAGCCGTTTCTGCCAGGCTCAGCACCCACGCCTGTCAGCCAGCTATCTACGTTCCAGCAATATGGGGCCCCCCCAGCCAGcatgcagcagctcaggaatcACATGGCAGGGATGACAATTGGCAGtactgcagcctctgctcctccccCAGCTGGACTGGGCTATG GCGCTCCAAGGCCACCTGCCATGCCAGGCCCACCACTGCCTGGGCAGACAGTTGCTGCACCTCCATCATCCCAGCCTAATCATGTATCCTCACCACCACCTCCATCAACTATGGCGGGACTGCACCCTGGGCCTCCCATGAGTGGTCTCCACGGACCACCTCCTCCCGCTCACCCTCCTCAGCCAGGATACCCAATGCAGCAGAATG GTTCCTTTGGACAGATGAGGGGTCCTCAGCCAAACTATGGAGGAACCTATCCAGGAGCACCAAATTATGGAAGCCCTCCTGGACCACCACCTCCACCAAAACGCTTGGATCCAGATTCCATTCCTAGCCCT ATTCAAGTGATTGAAGATGACAGAAATAATCGTGGGTCAGAACCATTTGTCACTGGAGTGAGAGGGCAGGTCCCACCTCTTGTAACTACAAATTTCTTGGTCAAGGATCAAG GTAATGCCAGCCCCCGCTACATCAGATGCACATCTTACAATATTCCCTGCACCTCTGACATGGCCAAACAATCCCAAGTTCCCCTGGCTGCCGTCATAAAGCCGCTGGCAACTCTGCCGCCGGAGGAG ACCCTTCCTTATTTGGTAGACCATGGAGAATCCGGGCCTGTCCGATGTAATAGGTGCAAAGCTTACATGTGCCCTTTTATGCAATTCATTGAAGGTGGAAGGAGGTTCCAGTGttgtttctgcagctgtgtAACTGAGG tgccacctcaCTACTTCCAACATTTGGATCATACTGGAAAGCGAGTAGATTTCTATGACCGACCTGAGTTATCACTGGGGTCGTATGAGTTTCTAGCAACAGTTGACTATTGCAAG aataaCAAGTTTCCTAGTCCACCTGCATTCATTTTTATGATTGATGTGTCTTACAATGCTGTGAAGAGTGGCTTAGTGAGGCTAATATGTGAAGAATTAAAGTCACTCCTAGATTATCTGCCTAG GGAAGGGAACATGGAGGAATCAGCTATTCGAGTAGGCTTTGTCACCTACAACAAAGTGTTACACTTCTATAACGTGAAGAACTCGCTGGCACAGCCGCAGATGATGGTAGTCTCAGATGTGGCAGACATGTTTGTGCCACTCCTTGATGGTTTTCTGGTGAATGTGAATGAGTCCAGGACAGTTATTGCCAG TTTGCTGGATCAGATTCCAGAAATGTTTGCTGACACGAGAGAAACAGAAACTGTTTTTGCACCTGTGATTcaagcagggctggaggcactgAAG GCAGCTGAGTGTGCTGGCAAGCTCTTCATTTTCCACACCTCTCTGCCCATTGCAGAGGCTCCAGGGAAGTTAAAGAACAGGGATGATAGGAAACTGATCAACACAGATAAGGAAAAG ACTTTGTTTCAACCACAGACGAGCTTTTACAACAATTTGGCCAAGGACTGTGtggcccagggctgctgtgtggATCTATTCCTGTTTCCAAACCAGTATTTGGATGTGGCCACACTGGGTGTGGTACCTTACCAGACAGGAGGCTCCATTTATAAGTATGCGTATTTCCAG CTGGAGACAGACCAGTACAGATTCCTGAATGACTTGAGAAGGGATGTCCAGAAAGAAGTGGGATTTGATGCTGTGATGAGAGTGCGCACAAGCACAG GTATTCGAGCAACTGACTTTTTTGGAGCTTTCTATATGAGCAACACAACTGATGTAGAGATGGCAGGTCTGGACTGTGATAAAACAATCACAGTGGAATTCAAGCATGATGATAAATTGAGTGAAGACAGTGGTGCACTGCTTCAG tGTGCTCTGCTTTATACAAGTTGTGCAGGACAGCGACGACTCCGCATTCACAACCTCTCCTTAAACTGCTGCACGCAGCTCGCTGACCTCTATCGGAACTGTGAGACTGACACCCTCATCAACTACTTGGCTAAGTTTG CATATCGTGGAGTCCTGAGTAGTCCAGTGAAGACTGTACGAGATGCACTGATCAACCAGTGTGCCCAGATCCTAGCCTGCTATCGAAAGAACTGTGCTAGTCCCTCTTCTGCTGGCCAG CTCATCCTCCCCGAATGCATGAAGCTGCTTCCTGTGTACTTGAACTGTGTGTTGAAGAGTGATGTACTTCAGCCTGGCCCAGAGGTCACAACAGATGACCGTGCCTATATCCGTCAGTTAGTGACATCCATGGATGTGGctgaaacaaatgttttcttttatccCAGGCTTTTGCCCCTG ACCAAAGCAGATGTTGACAGTGATTCCTTGCCAGCAGCCATTCGGAACTCCGAGGAGCGTCTTTCCAAGGGGGACATCTACCTGCTGGAGAACGGGCTGAACATCTTTGTGTGGGTGGGAGTCAGCGTTCAGCAGGGCCTGATCCAGAACCTCTTCGGAGTGTCATCCTTCAGTCAAATTAGCAATGCCTTG AGTACCCTGCCAGTCTTGGAAAACCCCTTTTCAAAGAAAGTGCGATCTATTGTTGATATGCTTCAAGGGCAGAGATCACGCTACATGAAG TTGATAGTTGTGAAGCAAGAAGATAAGCTGGAAATGCTGTTCAAACACTTTCTAGTAGAGGACAAGAGCCTGACTGGGGGGGCTTCATATGTGGACTTCCTGTGTCACATGCACAAGGAGATTCGGCAGCTACTGAGCTAG
- the SEC24C gene encoding protein transport protein Sec24C isoform X9, producing MSVNQQAHAGPPYGQPQPGYQGYQQPAYGGQSLPGVPQAQYGAYNGPVPGYQQPVPPQGSLRAPPTSGAPPPGSGASHPSGPLAYSQFEHGDVQNGIPASAAPVQRPPASQPFLPGSAPTPVSQLSTFQQYGAPPASMQQLRNHMAGMTIGSTAASAPPPAGLGYGVGPSSYPPTTGAPRPPAMPGPPLPGQTVAAPPSSQPNHVSSPPPPSTMAGLHPGPPMSGLHGPPPPAHPPQPGYPMQQNGSFGQMRGPQPNYGGTYPGAPNYGSPPGPPPPPKRLDPDSIPSPIQVIEDDRNNRGSEPFVTGVRGQVPPLVTTNFLVKDQGNASPRYIRCTSYNIPCTSDMAKQSQVPLAAVIKPLATLPPEETLPYLVDHGESGPVRCNRCKAYMCPFMQFIEGGRRFQCCFCSCVTEVPPHYFQHLDHTGKRVDFYDRPELSLGSYEFLATVDYCKNNKFPSPPAFIFMIDVSYNAVKSGLVRLICEELKSLLDYLPREGNMEESAIRVGFVTYNKVLHFYNVKNSLAQPQMMVVSDVADMFVPLLDGFLVNVNESRTVIASLLDQIPEMFADTRETETVFAPVIQAGLEALKAAECAGKLFIFHTSLPIAEAPGKLKNRDDRKLINTDKEKTLFQPQTSFYNNLAKDCVAQGCCVDLFLFPNQYLDVATLGVVPYQTGGSIYKYAYFQLETDQYRFLNDLRRDVQKEVGFDAVMRVRTSTGIRATDFFGAFYMSNTTDVEMAGLDCDKTITVEFKHDDKLSEDSGALLQCALLYTSCAGQRRLRIHNLSLNCCTQLADLYRNCETDTLINYLAKFAYRGVLSSPVKTVRDALINQCAQILACYRKNCASPSSAGQLILPECMKLLPVYLNCVLKSDVLQPGPEVTTDDRAYIRQLVTSMDVAETNVFFYPRLLPLTKADVDSDSLPAAIRNSEERLSKGDIYLLENGLNIFVWVGVSVQQGLIQNLFGVSSFSQISNALSTLPVLENPFSKKVRSIVDMLQGQRSRYMKLIVVKQEDKLEMLFKHFLVEDKSLTGGASYVDFLCHMHKEIRQLLS from the exons ATGAGTGTAAACCAGCAAGCTCACGCGGGGCCTCCTTACGGGCAACCTCAGCCTGGCTATCAGGGATACCAGCAGCCTGCCTACGGAGGACAGTCACTGCCAGGGGTTCCTCAGGCGCAGTACGGAGCTTACAATGGGCCAGTGCCAGGATACCAACAGCCAGTCCCTCCACAAG GTTCATTAAGAGCCCCACCAACATCTGGTGCTCCTCCTCCAGGCTCTGGAGCATCTCATCCTTCTGGGCCCTTGGCATACAGTCAATTTGAACATGGAGATGTGCAGAATGGAattccagcctcagcagccccagtgcagag GCCACCTGCTTCTCAGCCGTTTCTGCCAGGCTCAGCACCCACGCCTGTCAGCCAGCTATCTACGTTCCAGCAATATGGGGCCCCCCCAGCCAGcatgcagcagctcaggaatcACATGGCAGGGATGACAATTGGCAGtactgcagcctctgctcctccccCAGCTGGACTGGGCTATG GGGTTGGACCTTCTTCTTACCCTCCTACCACAGGCGCTCCAAGGCCACCTGCCATGCCAGGCCCACCACTGCCTGGGCAGACAGTTGCTGCACCTCCATCATCCCAGCCTAATCATGTATCCTCACCACCACCTCCATCAACTATGGCGGGACTGCACCCTGGGCCTCCCATGAGTGGTCTCCACGGACCACCTCCTCCCGCTCACCCTCCTCAGCCAGGATACCCAATGCAGCAGAATG GTTCCTTTGGACAGATGAGGGGTCCTCAGCCAAACTATGGAGGAACCTATCCAGGAGCACCAAATTATGGAAGCCCTCCTGGACCACCACCTCCACCAAAACGCTTGGATCCAGATTCCATTCCTAGCCCT ATTCAAGTGATTGAAGATGACAGAAATAATCGTGGGTCAGAACCATTTGTCACTGGAGTGAGAGGGCAGGTCCCACCTCTTGTAACTACAAATTTCTTGGTCAAGGATCAAG GTAATGCCAGCCCCCGCTACATCAGATGCACATCTTACAATATTCCCTGCACCTCTGACATGGCCAAACAATCCCAAGTTCCCCTGGCTGCCGTCATAAAGCCGCTGGCAACTCTGCCGCCGGAGGAG ACCCTTCCTTATTTGGTAGACCATGGAGAATCCGGGCCTGTCCGATGTAATAGGTGCAAAGCTTACATGTGCCCTTTTATGCAATTCATTGAAGGTGGAAGGAGGTTCCAGTGttgtttctgcagctgtgtAACTGAGG tgccacctcaCTACTTCCAACATTTGGATCATACTGGAAAGCGAGTAGATTTCTATGACCGACCTGAGTTATCACTGGGGTCGTATGAGTTTCTAGCAACAGTTGACTATTGCAAG aataaCAAGTTTCCTAGTCCACCTGCATTCATTTTTATGATTGATGTGTCTTACAATGCTGTGAAGAGTGGCTTAGTGAGGCTAATATGTGAAGAATTAAAGTCACTCCTAGATTATCTGCCTAG GGAAGGGAACATGGAGGAATCAGCTATTCGAGTAGGCTTTGTCACCTACAACAAAGTGTTACACTTCTATAACGTGAAGAACTCGCTGGCACAGCCGCAGATGATGGTAGTCTCAGATGTGGCAGACATGTTTGTGCCACTCCTTGATGGTTTTCTGGTGAATGTGAATGAGTCCAGGACAGTTATTGCCAG TTTGCTGGATCAGATTCCAGAAATGTTTGCTGACACGAGAGAAACAGAAACTGTTTTTGCACCTGTGATTcaagcagggctggaggcactgAAG GCAGCTGAGTGTGCTGGCAAGCTCTTCATTTTCCACACCTCTCTGCCCATTGCAGAGGCTCCAGGGAAGTTAAAGAACAGGGATGATAGGAAACTGATCAACACAGATAAGGAAAAG ACTTTGTTTCAACCACAGACGAGCTTTTACAACAATTTGGCCAAGGACTGTGtggcccagggctgctgtgtggATCTATTCCTGTTTCCAAACCAGTATTTGGATGTGGCCACACTGGGTGTGGTACCTTACCAGACAGGAGGCTCCATTTATAAGTATGCGTATTTCCAG CTGGAGACAGACCAGTACAGATTCCTGAATGACTTGAGAAGGGATGTCCAGAAAGAAGTGGGATTTGATGCTGTGATGAGAGTGCGCACAAGCACAG GTATTCGAGCAACTGACTTTTTTGGAGCTTTCTATATGAGCAACACAACTGATGTAGAGATGGCAGGTCTGGACTGTGATAAAACAATCACAGTGGAATTCAAGCATGATGATAAATTGAGTGAAGACAGTGGTGCACTGCTTCAG tGTGCTCTGCTTTATACAAGTTGTGCAGGACAGCGACGACTCCGCATTCACAACCTCTCCTTAAACTGCTGCACGCAGCTCGCTGACCTCTATCGGAACTGTGAGACTGACACCCTCATCAACTACTTGGCTAAGTTTG CATATCGTGGAGTCCTGAGTAGTCCAGTGAAGACTGTACGAGATGCACTGATCAACCAGTGTGCCCAGATCCTAGCCTGCTATCGAAAGAACTGTGCTAGTCCCTCTTCTGCTGGCCAG CTCATCCTCCCCGAATGCATGAAGCTGCTTCCTGTGTACTTGAACTGTGTGTTGAAGAGTGATGTACTTCAGCCTGGCCCAGAGGTCACAACAGATGACCGTGCCTATATCCGTCAGTTAGTGACATCCATGGATGTGGctgaaacaaatgttttcttttatccCAGGCTTTTGCCCCTG ACCAAAGCAGATGTTGACAGTGATTCCTTGCCAGCAGCCATTCGGAACTCCGAGGAGCGTCTTTCCAAGGGGGACATCTACCTGCTGGAGAACGGGCTGAACATCTTTGTGTGGGTGGGAGTCAGCGTTCAGCAGGGCCTGATCCAGAACCTCTTCGGAGTGTCATCCTTCAGTCAAATTAGCAATGCCTTG AGTACCCTGCCAGTCTTGGAAAACCCCTTTTCAAAGAAAGTGCGATCTATTGTTGATATGCTTCAAGGGCAGAGATCACGCTACATGAAG TTGATAGTTGTGAAGCAAGAAGATAAGCTGGAAATGCTGTTCAAACACTTTCTAGTAGAGGACAAGAGCCTGACTGGGGGGGCTTCATATGTGGACTTCCTGTGTCACATGCACAAGGAGATTCGGCAGCTACTGAGCTAG
- the SEC24C gene encoding protein transport protein Sec24C isoform X4: MSVNQQAHAGPPYGQPQPGYQGYQQPAYGGQSLPGVPQAQYGAYNGPVPGYQQPVPPQGSLRAPPTSGAPPPGSGASHPSGPLAYSQFEHGDVQNGIPASAAPVQRPPASQPFLPGSAPTPVSQLSTFQQYGAPPASMQQLRNHMAGMTIGSTAASAPPPAGLGYASVPPVSGSFSATGSGLYTPYSASQGPPLTSVSQGLPLAQPPLPAQTISTQRPPTQVPGFTPPPPSTGVGPSSYPPTTGAPRPPAMPGPPLPGQTVAAPPSSQPNHVSSPPPPSTMAGLHPGPPMSGLHGPPPPAHPPQPGYPMQQNGSFGQMRGPQPNYGGTYPGAPNYGSPPGPPPPPKRLDPDSIPSPIQVIEDDRNNRGSEPFVTGVRGQVPPLVTTNFLVKDQGNASPRYIRCTSYNIPCTSDMAKQSQVPLAAVIKPLATLPPEETLPYLVDHGESGPVRCNRCKAYMCPFMQFIEGGRRFQCCFCSCVTEVPPHYFQHLDHTGKRVDFYDRPELSLGSYEFLATVDYCKNNKFPSPPAFIFMIDVSYNAVKSGLVRLICEELKSLLDYLPREGNMEESAIRVGFVTYNKVLHFYNVKNSLAQPQMMVVSDVADMFVPLLDGFLVNVNESRTVIASLLDQIPEMFADTRETETVFAPVIQAGLEALKAAECAGKLFIFHTSLPIAEAPGKLKNRDDRKLINTDKEKTLFQPQTSFYNNLAKDCVAQGCCVDLFLFPNQYLDVATLGVVPYQTGGSIYKYAYFQLETDQYRFLNDLRRDVQKEVGFDAVMRVRTSTGIRATDFFGAFYMSNTTDVEMAGLDCDKTITVEFKHDDKLSEDSGALLQCALLYTSCAGQRRLRIHNLSLNCCTQLADLYRNCETDTLINYLAKFAYRGVLSSPVKTVRDALINQCAQILACYRKNCASPSSAGQLILPECMKLLPVYLNCVLKSDVLQPGPEVTTDDRAYIRQLVTSMDVAETNVFFYPRLLPLTKADVDSDSLPAAIRNSEERLSKGDIYLLENGLNIFVWVGVSVQQGLIQNLFGVSSFSQISNALSTLPVLENPFSKKVRSIVDMLQGQRSRYMKLIVVKQEDKLEMLFKHFLVEDKSLTGGASYVDFLCHMHKEIRQLLS; this comes from the exons ATGAGTGTAAACCAGCAAGCTCACGCGGGGCCTCCTTACGGGCAACCTCAGCCTGGCTATCAGGGATACCAGCAGCCTGCCTACGGAGGACAGTCACTGCCAGGGGTTCCTCAGGCGCAGTACGGAGCTTACAATGGGCCAGTGCCAGGATACCAACAGCCAGTCCCTCCACAAG GTTCATTAAGAGCCCCACCAACATCTGGTGCTCCTCCTCCAGGCTCTGGAGCATCTCATCCTTCTGGGCCCTTGGCATACAGTCAATTTGAACATGGAGATGTGCAGAATGGAattccagcctcagcagccccagtgcagag GCCACCTGCTTCTCAGCCGTTTCTGCCAGGCTCAGCACCCACGCCTGTCAGCCAGCTATCTACGTTCCAGCAATATGGGGCCCCCCCAGCCAGcatgcagcagctcaggaatcACATGGCAGGGATGACAATTGGCAGtactgcagcctctgctcctccccCAGCTGGACTGGGCTATG CATCGGTTCCTCCAGTCTCAGGAAGCTTTAGTGCAACAGGATCTGGTCTCTACACACCTTACAGTGCAAGCCAAGGACCCCCTCTTACCAGTGTGTCTCAGGGTCTTCCTTTGGCACAGCCTCCGCTTCCTGCTCAGACAATATCAACTCAGCGCCCACCTACTCAAGTTCCTGGTTTTACCCCACCTCCTCCTTCTACAGGGGTTGGACCTTCTTCTTACCCTCCTACCACAGGCGCTCCAAGGCCACCTGCCATGCCAGGCCCACCACTGCCTGGGCAGACAGTTGCTGCACCTCCATCATCCCAGCCTAATCATGTATCCTCACCACCACCTCCATCAACTATGGCGGGACTGCACCCTGGGCCTCCCATGAGTGGTCTCCACGGACCACCTCCTCCCGCTCACCCTCCTCAGCCAGGATACCCAATGCAGCAGAATG GTTCCTTTGGACAGATGAGGGGTCCTCAGCCAAACTATGGAGGAACCTATCCAGGAGCACCAAATTATGGAAGCCCTCCTGGACCACCACCTCCACCAAAACGCTTGGATCCAGATTCCATTCCTAGCCCT ATTCAAGTGATTGAAGATGACAGAAATAATCGTGGGTCAGAACCATTTGTCACTGGAGTGAGAGGGCAGGTCCCACCTCTTGTAACTACAAATTTCTTGGTCAAGGATCAAG GTAATGCCAGCCCCCGCTACATCAGATGCACATCTTACAATATTCCCTGCACCTCTGACATGGCCAAACAATCCCAAGTTCCCCTGGCTGCCGTCATAAAGCCGCTGGCAACTCTGCCGCCGGAGGAG ACCCTTCCTTATTTGGTAGACCATGGAGAATCCGGGCCTGTCCGATGTAATAGGTGCAAAGCTTACATGTGCCCTTTTATGCAATTCATTGAAGGTGGAAGGAGGTTCCAGTGttgtttctgcagctgtgtAACTGAGG tgccacctcaCTACTTCCAACATTTGGATCATACTGGAAAGCGAGTAGATTTCTATGACCGACCTGAGTTATCACTGGGGTCGTATGAGTTTCTAGCAACAGTTGACTATTGCAAG aataaCAAGTTTCCTAGTCCACCTGCATTCATTTTTATGATTGATGTGTCTTACAATGCTGTGAAGAGTGGCTTAGTGAGGCTAATATGTGAAGAATTAAAGTCACTCCTAGATTATCTGCCTAG GGAAGGGAACATGGAGGAATCAGCTATTCGAGTAGGCTTTGTCACCTACAACAAAGTGTTACACTTCTATAACGTGAAGAACTCGCTGGCACAGCCGCAGATGATGGTAGTCTCAGATGTGGCAGACATGTTTGTGCCACTCCTTGATGGTTTTCTGGTGAATGTGAATGAGTCCAGGACAGTTATTGCCAG TTTGCTGGATCAGATTCCAGAAATGTTTGCTGACACGAGAGAAACAGAAACTGTTTTTGCACCTGTGATTcaagcagggctggaggcactgAAG GCAGCTGAGTGTGCTGGCAAGCTCTTCATTTTCCACACCTCTCTGCCCATTGCAGAGGCTCCAGGGAAGTTAAAGAACAGGGATGATAGGAAACTGATCAACACAGATAAGGAAAAG ACTTTGTTTCAACCACAGACGAGCTTTTACAACAATTTGGCCAAGGACTGTGtggcccagggctgctgtgtggATCTATTCCTGTTTCCAAACCAGTATTTGGATGTGGCCACACTGGGTGTGGTACCTTACCAGACAGGAGGCTCCATTTATAAGTATGCGTATTTCCAG CTGGAGACAGACCAGTACAGATTCCTGAATGACTTGAGAAGGGATGTCCAGAAAGAAGTGGGATTTGATGCTGTGATGAGAGTGCGCACAAGCACAG GTATTCGAGCAACTGACTTTTTTGGAGCTTTCTATATGAGCAACACAACTGATGTAGAGATGGCAGGTCTGGACTGTGATAAAACAATCACAGTGGAATTCAAGCATGATGATAAATTGAGTGAAGACAGTGGTGCACTGCTTCAG tGTGCTCTGCTTTATACAAGTTGTGCAGGACAGCGACGACTCCGCATTCACAACCTCTCCTTAAACTGCTGCACGCAGCTCGCTGACCTCTATCGGAACTGTGAGACTGACACCCTCATCAACTACTTGGCTAAGTTTG CATATCGTGGAGTCCTGAGTAGTCCAGTGAAGACTGTACGAGATGCACTGATCAACCAGTGTGCCCAGATCCTAGCCTGCTATCGAAAGAACTGTGCTAGTCCCTCTTCTGCTGGCCAG CTCATCCTCCCCGAATGCATGAAGCTGCTTCCTGTGTACTTGAACTGTGTGTTGAAGAGTGATGTACTTCAGCCTGGCCCAGAGGTCACAACAGATGACCGTGCCTATATCCGTCAGTTAGTGACATCCATGGATGTGGctgaaacaaatgttttcttttatccCAGGCTTTTGCCCCTG ACCAAAGCAGATGTTGACAGTGATTCCTTGCCAGCAGCCATTCGGAACTCCGAGGAGCGTCTTTCCAAGGGGGACATCTACCTGCTGGAGAACGGGCTGAACATCTTTGTGTGGGTGGGAGTCAGCGTTCAGCAGGGCCTGATCCAGAACCTCTTCGGAGTGTCATCCTTCAGTCAAATTAGCAATGCCTTG AGTACCCTGCCAGTCTTGGAAAACCCCTTTTCAAAGAAAGTGCGATCTATTGTTGATATGCTTCAAGGGCAGAGATCACGCTACATGAAG TTGATAGTTGTGAAGCAAGAAGATAAGCTGGAAATGCTGTTCAAACACTTTCTAGTAGAGGACAAGAGCCTGACTGGGGGGGCTTCATATGTGGACTTCCTGTGTCACATGCACAAGGAGATTCGGCAGCTACTGAGCTAG